From the Deltaproteobacteria bacterium genome, one window contains:
- a CDS encoding CHASE2 domain-containing protein — translation MVSALVTVLHGVGYFESLEAKWLDAMGMIFRPSPSAQVVAVAVTDADFARPDLFGSISPLHPDTLRRLVERLAQHRPAVVALDILLQPVPHESADRAAARQRLYQSLASLAAHESTQWVLIEPDRAEVNLPGIDAEVQAAWEVLRSADQATPPRVWWASPTMHVEEGSIRRMPLAVVGNGAHAATPTLLGAVVEARAAAPAHAPQGQHESVLIRYTGAFALDASAPITAHAISAGDLLAPAGGPRDATLLTGKTVIVGGTHEAGRDYHWTPIGRIAAVQIWAEAVDAWLRHDAPREPPRWLAFVLETAVGVGGGWLMLRFSPLVGYILTVVALAPLTLLLSSLAFGAGVMFINFLPSFFAVRLHQRFELTTENRALRRELQLLQARAESRQQDAETAAHDDGSSERTLGAGLRVRS, via the coding sequence GTGGTGTCGGCACTCGTCACCGTGCTGCATGGTGTCGGGTACTTCGAAAGTCTGGAGGCCAAATGGCTGGACGCGATGGGAATGATCTTCCGGCCCAGCCCCTCGGCGCAGGTGGTCGCAGTCGCGGTCACCGATGCCGACTTCGCCCGTCCGGATCTCTTCGGCAGCATCAGCCCGCTGCATCCGGACACGCTCCGCCGGCTCGTCGAGCGCCTCGCTCAGCATCGGCCGGCAGTGGTGGCGCTCGATATTTTGCTCCAGCCGGTGCCCCACGAGTCCGCCGATCGCGCGGCGGCGCGCCAGCGCCTGTATCAGTCGCTCGCGAGTCTCGCCGCCCACGAATCGACGCAATGGGTACTCATCGAACCGGACCGCGCGGAGGTAAACCTGCCCGGAATCGATGCCGAAGTGCAGGCCGCGTGGGAAGTGCTGCGTTCCGCCGATCAGGCGACGCCGCCGCGCGTGTGGTGGGCGTCGCCGACAATGCATGTCGAGGAGGGTTCGATTCGCCGCATGCCGCTGGCCGTCGTGGGCAACGGGGCGCACGCGGCGACCCCTACCCTGCTGGGCGCCGTGGTGGAAGCCCGCGCCGCGGCGCCGGCACACGCGCCTCAGGGCCAGCACGAATCCGTGCTGATCCGCTACACCGGCGCCTTCGCACTCGACGCCTCCGCGCCGATCACGGCGCACGCCATCAGCGCCGGCGATCTGTTGGCGCCCGCCGGCGGCCCAAGGGACGCTACGCTCCTGACCGGCAAGACCGTGATCGTCGGCGGCACCCACGAGGCTGGGCGCGATTACCACTGGACCCCGATCGGACGGATCGCGGCGGTGCAAATCTGGGCGGAGGCCGTCGATGCGTGGCTACGGCACGACGCGCCGCGCGAGCCACCCCGCTGGCTAGCCTTTGTGCTGGAGACCGCGGTCGGGGTCGGCGGCGGCTGGCTGATGCTGCGCTTCAGTCCGCTCGTCGGTTACATCCTCACGGTCGTCGCGCTGGCGCCGCTCACGCTCCTGTTGTCATCGCTTGCGTTCGGGGCCGGCGTCATGTTCATCAACTTCCTGCCCTCGTTCTTTGCCGTGCGACTGCATCAGCGCTTCGAACTCACCACCGAGAACCGCGCCCTGCGGCGCGAGCTGCAACTGCTGCAGGCGCGTGCCGAATCGCGGCAGCAGGACGCCGAGACGGCCGCGCACGACGATGGGAGTTCTGAGCGAACCCTAGGCGCAGGACTAAGGGTTCGCTCCTAG
- a CDS encoding DsbA family protein: protein MRLRRLGEEFGDRVRVEWRSFLLRPQPDPGRTLEKFRAYTRSWLRASEEPDGGTFRVWESDAGPPSHSLPPHLVAKAAAQLGDDAFARMHERLLHACFAENRDITDTETLRALWYEAGLPDDAFARSADPALLQATVDEYKEALQLGISGVPAVRLEGSDGHVLGAQPLELYRRWISRTLSAAG, encoded by the coding sequence GTGCGCCTGCGTCGCCTCGGGGAGGAGTTTGGCGACCGGGTTCGGGTCGAGTGGCGCAGTTTCCTCCTCCGGCCGCAACCCGATCCCGGCCGCACGCTCGAGAAGTTTCGCGCCTACACTCGCTCGTGGCTGCGCGCCAGCGAGGAGCCGGACGGGGGCACCTTCCGCGTCTGGGAGAGCGACGCCGGTCCGCCGTCGCACAGCCTACCGCCGCATCTGGTCGCCAAAGCGGCGGCACAGCTCGGCGATGACGCCTTCGCGCGCATGCACGAGCGGTTACTGCACGCCTGCTTCGCCGAAAACCGCGACATCACCGACACCGAGACCCTACGCGCGCTGTGGTACGAAGCCGGCCTACCGGACGACGCCTTTGCACGATCCGCCGACCCCGCGCTGCTGCAAGCGACGGTGGACGAGTACAAGGAGGCGCTGCAACTCGGCATCAGCGGCGTTCCGGCCGTCCGCCTCGAAGGCAGCGACGGGCACGTTCTAGGCGCGCAACCGCTCGAGCTCTACCGCCGGTGGATCAGCCGCACGCTCAGTGCTGCGGGCTAG
- a CDS encoding CoA ester lyase: protein MRSAKDFFKPLAIGAPLPVRDIPFRPSRMIHFFDPSNAKMAAKLPDLAKQCDVLLGNLEDAIAADKKLEARRGLIRIAKEMAFGTCQLWTRVNSLDSPWVLDDLVELVTEIGDKLEVIMIPKVEGAWDIHYVDRLVAQLEARAGLKRPLLLHALLETATGVANVEEICGASPRMQGLSLGPADLAASRRMKTTRVGGGHPGYLVRSDPDPANEKAPRAAAQQDLWHYTLARMVDACNAHGILPYYGPFGDIKDTLACEDQFRNAFLMGCVGAWSLHPVQIEIARRVFSPPAAEVLWAKKVIAAMGDGTGAVMIDGKMQDDATFKQCQVMVNLAKALAQGDPELTRAYEF from the coding sequence ATGCGCAGCGCGAAAGACTTCTTCAAGCCTCTGGCCATCGGCGCCCCGCTGCCGGTCCGGGACATTCCCTTCCGCCCCTCGCGCATGATCCACTTCTTCGATCCCAGCAACGCCAAGATGGCGGCCAAGCTGCCGGACCTCGCCAAGCAGTGCGACGTGCTGCTCGGCAACCTCGAAGACGCTATCGCCGCCGACAAGAAACTGGAGGCGCGCCGGGGGCTCATCCGCATCGCCAAGGAGATGGCTTTCGGTACCTGCCAGCTGTGGACTCGGGTGAACAGCCTGGACTCGCCCTGGGTGTTGGACGATCTCGTCGAGTTGGTCACCGAGATCGGCGATAAACTAGAAGTGATTATGATCCCCAAGGTGGAGGGAGCCTGGGATATTCACTACGTCGACCGACTGGTGGCCCAGCTCGAGGCCCGGGCGGGGTTGAAGCGGCCGTTGCTGCTGCACGCGCTGCTAGAGACCGCCACCGGCGTCGCCAACGTGGAAGAGATCTGTGGTGCCAGCCCGCGCATGCAGGGGCTGTCGCTCGGCCCCGCCGATCTGGCCGCCTCGCGGCGTATGAAGACCACGCGCGTCGGCGGTGGTCACCCCGGCTACTTGGTGCGTAGTGATCCGGACCCGGCCAATGAAAAGGCGCCGCGGGCCGCGGCCCAGCAAGACCTCTGGCACTACACGCTGGCGCGGATGGTAGATGCGTGCAACGCCCACGGCATCTTGCCCTATTACGGCCCGTTCGGTGACATCAAAGATACGCTGGCCTGTGAAGATCAGTTCCGCAATGCTTTTCTCATGGGCTGTGTCGGCGCCTGGAGCCTGCACCCGGTGCAGATCGAAATCGCCCGCCGGGTTTTCAGCCCGCCGGCGGCCGAGGTGCTCTGGGCCAAGAAGGTCATCGCCGCCATGGGCGACGGCACCGGCGCGGTGATGATCGACGGCAAGATGCAGGACGACGCCACCTTCAAGCAGTGTCAGGTGATGGTAAACCTAGCCAAGGCCCTGGCCCAGGGCGACCCCGAGCTGACAAGAGCTTACGAATTCTAG
- a CDS encoding ABC transporter ATP-binding protein: MPNSAALFVDRVHKRYGSGQNAVDALSDVSLRVEPEEYVAIMGPSGCGKSTLLNLIAGIDTPTSGRVWVAGQDLAQMSDDARSDLRLRHIGFVFQSFNLFPTFTAEENVTWPLEFLGVHWREARKRADAALAEVGLPDNARQRRPAGLSGGEQQRVAIARALVTKPRLLVADEPTGNLDSRTGQSILDLIQFLNREEHLSIVLVTHSPAAAACGHRLLELSDGRILRESYPRAAAAGG, encoded by the coding sequence ATGCCTAACTCAGCCGCGCTGTTCGTCGATCGAGTCCACAAACGCTATGGCAGCGGTCAGAATGCGGTTGACGCATTGAGCGACGTGAGCCTGCGGGTGGAGCCCGAAGAATACGTGGCGATCATGGGTCCGAGCGGATGCGGCAAGAGCACGCTGCTCAACCTCATCGCCGGCATCGACACGCCCACCAGCGGGCGCGTCTGGGTTGCCGGCCAAGACTTGGCGCAGATGTCGGACGACGCGCGCAGCGATCTGCGCCTGCGGCATATCGGGTTTGTGTTCCAGAGCTTCAATCTGTTTCCCACCTTCACTGCGGAGGAGAATGTCACCTGGCCGCTGGAGTTTCTCGGCGTCCATTGGCGTGAAGCCCGCAAGCGCGCCGACGCGGCGCTGGCGGAGGTCGGCCTGCCTGACAACGCGCGCCAGCGCCGGCCGGCCGGCCTCTCGGGCGGGGAGCAGCAACGCGTCGCCATCGCGCGCGCGCTGGTGACCAAGCCGCGCCTGCTCGTCGCCGATGAGCCGACCGGCAACCTCGACTCACGCACCGGTCAATCCATTCTCGACCTGATACAGTTTCTCAATCGCGAAGAGCACCTCAGCATCGTCCTGGTAACCCACAGCCCGGCGGCCGCCGCCTGCGGCCACCGCCTCCTCGAGCTCAGCGACGGGCGCATCCTGCGCGAGAGCTACCCGAGGGCGGCTGCCGCCGGCGGCTGA
- a CDS encoding NAD(P)/FAD-dependent oxidoreductase, giving the protein MSAVEDVDVVVVGAGHNGLAATAILAARGLRVLCLEKNAYAGGMAGTREILSGCRNDVGASLLFPLAQGVAEELELARYGVELIDLPVMAVNLNSRDAPAAIFYSNPLRMARYVLRHFGARAMLGFVRLLAFCQYPASLMDRFTPRSVPPSFEELLAQAPSETKRRQIELAFTGSAMELIDRFLPDARRHRTLRALAAFAAVQSTYKGPFTPGSALCLVYTFAHNQAGGLMRRVKGGMGMLSEALCRSVADKGGEVRLSAPVQRVLLQNGRAMGIELRDGRRVHARAVLSNLDKPATFFGLVGREHLSPALIERIERIEHRGAFVHLLFKLRRLPRFGPPFEHLNADPRTRFNTTLVPDPELQQASYQACVRGEVPEHPPAGMQIPTVMDPSLAPAGFHIATTYGFFFPCTAPKAERGHLRDAMAERILDRLSEYLPDLRDCIVEHAVFSSDHFAAMHGATNGDFTHGLIHPEQMIGGRLLVPGSAHATPVPGLYLCGASCHPGPGVTFLPGYGAAYEVAEALQTAAPEHLRGAA; this is encoded by the coding sequence ATGAGCGCCGTCGAAGACGTCGATGTCGTCGTCGTTGGCGCAGGGCACAACGGTCTGGCCGCCACCGCGATCTTGGCTGCACGTGGGTTGCGCGTGCTGTGTCTGGAGAAGAACGCCTACGCCGGCGGCATGGCGGGGACGCGCGAGATCCTGTCCGGCTGCCGTAACGATGTGGGCGCGAGTCTCTTGTTTCCGCTCGCCCAGGGCGTGGCCGAGGAACTCGAGCTAGCGCGCTACGGTGTCGAGCTCATCGATCTGCCGGTCATGGCGGTGAACCTGAATTCGCGCGACGCCCCGGCGGCGATTTTCTATTCCAACCCGCTGCGTATGGCGCGCTACGTCCTGCGCCACTTCGGCGCGCGCGCGATGCTCGGCTTCGTGCGCCTGCTGGCGTTCTGCCAATACCCCGCGAGCCTGATGGATCGCTTCACGCCGCGCAGTGTGCCACCGAGCTTCGAGGAACTGCTCGCCCAGGCGCCCAGCGAAACCAAGCGGCGACAAATCGAGCTCGCCTTCACCGGCAGTGCGATGGAGCTCATCGATCGCTTTCTGCCCGACGCCCGGCGGCACCGCACGCTGCGGGCGTTGGCGGCGTTCGCCGCGGTGCAGTCCACCTACAAAGGTCCGTTCACGCCCGGCAGCGCGCTCTGCCTGGTTTACACCTTCGCGCACAACCAGGCCGGCGGGCTGATGCGGCGGGTGAAGGGCGGCATGGGCATGCTGTCGGAAGCGCTGTGCCGCTCGGTTGCCGACAAGGGCGGCGAGGTGCGCCTGAGTGCGCCGGTGCAGCGTGTGCTCCTGCAAAACGGCCGGGCAATGGGAATCGAGTTGCGCGACGGTCGCCGCGTGCATGCGCGCGCCGTGCTGTCCAATTTGGACAAGCCGGCGACGTTCTTCGGACTCGTTGGGCGCGAGCACCTCAGCCCCGCGCTCATCGAGCGGATCGAGCGCATCGAGCATCGCGGCGCGTTCGTGCACCTGCTCTTCAAGCTGCGCCGTCTGCCGCGCTTCGGTCCGCCCTTCGAACACCTGAACGCGGACCCGCGCACGCGGTTCAACACCACGCTGGTGCCCGACCCCGAACTGCAGCAGGCGAGCTACCAAGCCTGTGTCCGCGGCGAGGTGCCCGAGCATCCCCCCGCCGGCATGCAGATTCCGACGGTGATGGACCCGAGCCTCGCGCCGGCGGGTTTCCACATTGCCACCACCTACGGCTTTTTCTTCCCGTGCACCGCGCCGAAGGCGGAACGCGGGCACCTGCGCGATGCCATGGCCGAGCGGATTCTCGATCGCCTGAGCGAGTACCTGCCCGATTTGCGCGACTGCATCGTTGAGCACGCTGTCTTCTCATCCGATCATTTTGCCGCGATGCACGGCGCCACCAACGGCGACTTTACGCACGGCCTCATTCATCCCGAGCAAATGATCGGCGGCCGGCTGCTGGTGCCCGGCTCGGCGCACGCCACACCGGTTCCCGGCCTCTACCTCTGCGGCGCGTCGTGTCACCCCGGACCCGGCGTCACGTTCCTGCCCGGTTACGGCGCCGCGTACGAGGTGGCGGAAGCGTTGCAAACCGCTGCGCCGGAGCATTTGCGCGGCGCGGCCTGA
- a CDS encoding outer membrane lipoprotein-sorting protein, producing the protein MLFDTRQRLIAAIIVMVRLRYFVFICTALALNLGAARAQSDALTLISETWTRYRSVKTEREESEILIVSGPQAAGYSRAETEALVREARSGVIHKRAVRHVLYAPDRHDKIHLLFSLPADDAGLGLLVWRQTDNAQDDMWLFMPGYRAVRRIPVSSQQRLAGTNLLYEDVRELAGERTDRYTYKLLAGEQLDGRAADVVVATPKPGTESAYSSRKIWVDKEWLFPLKVEFSDAAGKLWKVMRNTEIREVAPGARRADLAEMRDLQANECTLLLITKRSVGRDIPAQVFTEDYLVHPGAD; encoded by the coding sequence ATGCTGTTTGATACCAGGCAACGCCTGATTGCGGCGATAATTGTGATGGTGCGCCTTCGTTATTTTGTGTTTATTTGCACCGCGCTGGCGCTGAACCTGGGAGCTGCACGCGCACAATCCGACGCCTTGACTCTGATCAGCGAGACCTGGACGCGCTACCGCAGCGTCAAGACCGAGCGTGAGGAGAGCGAGATTCTCATCGTCAGCGGGCCGCAGGCCGCCGGCTACTCGCGCGCGGAAACCGAAGCGCTGGTGCGCGAGGCCCGCTCCGGGGTCATTCACAAGCGGGCCGTCCGCCACGTGCTCTACGCCCCCGATCGCCACGACAAAATTCACCTGCTGTTCTCGCTACCGGCCGATGATGCGGGCTTGGGCTTGCTGGTCTGGCGCCAAACCGACAACGCCCAAGACGACATGTGGCTGTTCATGCCCGGCTACCGCGCCGTCAGGCGCATCCCAGTGAGCAGCCAGCAGCGCTTGGCGGGGACTAATCTCCTCTACGAGGACGTGCGCGAGCTGGCCGGCGAGCGCACCGACCGTTACACGTACAAGCTGCTCGCCGGGGAGCAGCTCGACGGTCGGGCGGCCGACGTGGTCGTGGCGACGCCCAAGCCCGGCACCGAGAGCGCTTACAGCAGCCGGAAGATCTGGGTCGATAAGGAGTGGCTGTTCCCGCTGAAGGTGGAATTCTCCGACGCTGCCGGCAAGCTGTGGAAGGTGATGCGCAACACGGAGATTCGCGAGGTCGCCCCCGGGGCGCGGCGCGCCGATCTGGCCGAGATGCGCGATTTGCAGGCCAATGAATGCACCCTGCTGCTGATAACCAAGCGCAGCGTCGGCCGCGACATTCCGGCGCAGGTGTTTACCGAGGACTACTTGGTGCATCCCGGCGCCGATTGA
- a CDS encoding type II toxin-antitoxin system MqsA family antitoxin — protein sequence MKCMTCGSSLRPIRSDLPFKVSQHSIVILKNLPVLQCDNCGQYSIEDPVYQRVEEILADADASAELEIIPFAA from the coding sequence ATGAAATGCATGACGTGCGGATCGTCACTGCGGCCCATTCGGAGCGACCTTCCGTTCAAGGTCTCCCAACATAGTATTGTCATCTTGAAGAACCTTCCGGTGCTCCAATGCGACAACTGCGGTCAGTACTCGATAGAGGACCCAGTCTATCAACGCGTGGAAGAGATTCTCGCGGACGCAGACGCTTCGGCCGAACTCGAAATCATTCCTTTTGCGGCATGA
- a CDS encoding ABC transporter permease, producing the protein MIADSFRMPRRFLRGHYARLTLTVIALGCGVAQVTADDLAGRETLRAFVEIIDTVAGRAALQVSAGEGALFSEDVAKTIAAVPGVELVVPVVSSTAFTADGSGELLTVQGMDIANKQATAVYELRDEERGLDDPKLFLADAIVIPRAFADRRGLKLGDALTIDTPRGQQRVTVRGTLDPRGLARVYGGNLMLMDLGNAQDMFGRAGFINRADVVVARDGDVQRVADAITAVLPPGLHVTRPSQRKADLQSVMRAFQVLLWALGLLGLVGSFLIAFNSLATLFEGRAWQLGVLRAIGVRPRVMWQELLKESALLGAAGVIVGIPLGIGLARVLLPMITTAAALNSKVATPTVQLALHGASLALAAGLGLSAALMAAALPAWRATRMGMAQTMRGRGVEQQGVSKGASWVIRGLVAAAIAAAVSLQSLTGLPWWGLAGTGLIAVGTALAARPLLDLIRRPLLTGFRLLTGPTGELAIKNLTQNPRRAGLTVAMLGVGLGCVFWLWMVAHSFQASVVDAVSGAMRADLVVSSSHIESGFLEAPVADDLVDELKQVPGASAVVGERGADWQFGGGPITIDAYDPAYFTSPEFGQWPLTGRGLPNLWQAVASGEAAVVSSNFARNLNVKVGDTITFDTPNGRLALPVAGVVTHFASPRGTVEMSRDLYKRYWGDTKVTRVFVRTAPQADTAAVRAAIAQRLGRKYNLRILSAAEIVEYFASQVRRGFAGVYILAAMVLSVVMVGMADTLAAGVIERTREIGAIRVVGVRRGSVRRMVLVEGVVLGAAGLALAIVAGFALGKLWVDATFPALLGWVLEAHVPYVQAGWVALLTLAVCVLAASGPARRAAALEPAVALRYE; encoded by the coding sequence GTGATCGCCGACAGCTTTCGTATGCCGCGCCGCTTCTTGCGCGGCCACTATGCTCGCCTGACGCTGACGGTCATCGCCCTCGGCTGCGGCGTGGCGCAAGTCACAGCCGATGACCTTGCCGGTCGCGAGACGCTGCGCGCCTTCGTCGAGATCATCGATACCGTCGCCGGGCGCGCCGCCCTGCAAGTGAGCGCCGGCGAAGGTGCGCTTTTTTCCGAGGATGTGGCCAAGACCATTGCCGCCGTGCCCGGCGTCGAGCTTGTCGTCCCGGTGGTGAGCAGCACGGCGTTCACCGCCGACGGCAGCGGCGAGTTGCTCACCGTCCAGGGGATGGACATTGCCAACAAGCAAGCCACCGCGGTTTACGAGTTGCGCGACGAGGAGCGCGGCCTGGATGATCCGAAGCTGTTCCTCGCTGACGCCATCGTCATCCCGCGCGCCTTTGCCGATCGCCGCGGCTTGAAGCTCGGCGATGCCTTGACCATCGATACGCCCCGCGGCCAGCAGCGTGTCACCGTGCGCGGCACGCTCGATCCGCGCGGCCTGGCGCGGGTGTACGGCGGCAATTTGATGTTGATGGACTTGGGCAACGCGCAGGACATGTTCGGGCGCGCCGGGTTCATCAACCGCGCCGACGTCGTGGTTGCGCGCGACGGCGACGTGCAGCGCGTTGCCGATGCCATCACCGCCGTGCTCCCGCCCGGGCTGCACGTGACGCGGCCGAGCCAACGCAAGGCCGACCTGCAAAGCGTCATGCGGGCCTTTCAGGTCCTGCTCTGGGCTTTGGGTCTGCTCGGGCTGGTGGGTTCGTTCCTGATCGCATTCAACAGCTTGGCGACGTTGTTTGAAGGCCGCGCCTGGCAGCTGGGCGTGCTGCGCGCCATCGGCGTGCGCCCGCGTGTAATGTGGCAGGAGCTGCTGAAGGAGAGCGCACTGCTCGGGGCCGCCGGCGTGATCGTCGGCATTCCGCTGGGCATCGGCTTGGCGCGCGTGCTCCTGCCCATGATCACCACTGCCGCTGCGCTTAACTCTAAGGTCGCCACCCCGACGGTGCAGCTGGCGCTGCATGGCGCCTCGCTCGCGCTCGCCGCCGGTCTCGGTCTCAGCGCCGCGCTAATGGCTGCGGCGCTGCCGGCTTGGCGGGCCACGCGCATGGGCATGGCGCAGACGATGCGCGGGCGCGGCGTTGAGCAACAAGGTGTGAGCAAGGGAGCGAGCTGGGTGATTCGGGGCCTGGTGGCGGCGGCCATCGCTGCCGCCGTGTCGCTGCAATCGCTGACCGGCCTGCCGTGGTGGGGGCTGGCGGGCACCGGCTTGATCGCGGTCGGCACGGCCTTGGCCGCGCGGCCGTTACTCGACCTGATTCGGCGCCCGCTGTTGACCGGCTTTCGCTTGCTGACGGGGCCGACCGGCGAGTTGGCGATCAAGAACCTGACCCAGAACCCGCGCCGCGCGGGACTGACCGTGGCCATGCTCGGGGTCGGGCTCGGTTGTGTCTTCTGGCTGTGGATGGTGGCCCACAGCTTCCAAGCCTCGGTGGTCGACGCCGTCAGCGGCGCCATGCGTGCCGATCTGGTGGTCAGCTCTTCGCACATTGAATCCGGGTTTTTGGAAGCACCGGTGGCCGATGATCTCGTCGACGAACTCAAGCAAGTGCCCGGGGCCAGCGCCGTCGTCGGCGAGCGCGGGGCGGATTGGCAGTTCGGCGGTGGGCCGATCACCATCGATGCTTACGACCCGGCCTATTTCACCAGTCCGGAATTCGGCCAGTGGCCGCTGACCGGCCGCGGCCTGCCCAACCTGTGGCAGGCAGTAGCCAGCGGTGAGGCCGCCGTCGTCTCGAGCAATTTTGCCCGCAATCTCAACGTCAAGGTCGGCGACACCATCACGTTCGACACCCCCAACGGCCGGCTGGCGTTGCCGGTGGCCGGGGTGGTGACGCATTTCGCCTCGCCGCGGGGTACCGTCGAGATGAGCCGGGATCTTTACAAGCGCTATTGGGGCGACACCAAGGTTACGCGCGTGTTTGTGCGCACCGCTCCGCAGGCCGACACCGCCGCCGTCCGCGCCGCTATCGCGCAGCGGCTGGGGCGCAAGTACAACTTGCGAATTCTTTCGGCCGCCGAGATTGTCGAGTACTTCGCCTCGCAGGTGCGCCGGGGTTTCGCCGGCGTCTACATCTTGGCAGCGATGGTGCTGTCGGTGGTCATGGTCGGCATGGCGGATACGCTGGCGGCGGGCGTCATTGAACGTACGCGCGAGATCGGAGCCATTCGCGTCGTCGGCGTGCGGCGCGGATCGGTGCGGCGCATGGTGCTGGTGGAGGGAGTGGTGCTGGGCGCCGCCGGGCTGGCGCTGGCCATTGTCGCGGGCTTCGCCCTGGGTAAGCTCTGGGTGGATGCCACCTTTCCGGCGCTGCTCGGTTGGGTGCTCGAAGCCCACGTTCCTTATGTACAGGCGGGCTGGGTCGCGCTGTTGACCCTGGCCGTCTGTGTGCTCGCGGCCTCCGGCCCGGCGCGCCGGGCGGCGGCGCTTGAACCGGCGGTGGCGCTGCGATACGAGTAA